One genomic segment of Bradyrhizobium diazoefficiens includes these proteins:
- a CDS encoding response regulator transcription factor: MAHRILIVDDEGHIREVIRVALKKAGMDVIEARDGKEALTRFAGDRPDLIVLDIGMPEFDGLDVCREVRKSSDVPILFLSARDEEIDRILGLEIGGDDYVTKPFSPRELVARVNVILRRLSPRNGEAKAGPAALVQGGLLIDPEQHVASFAGTPLKLTAIEFGILRAFLTRPTSVFNREQLMRAAYQLNIQVSDRTIDSHIRNIRAKLAAQDCENAIETIHGVGFKLGRCEKEA, encoded by the coding sequence TTGGCGCATCGCATTCTCATCGTCGACGACGAGGGCCACATCCGCGAGGTGATCCGCGTCGCCCTGAAGAAGGCCGGCATGGACGTGATCGAGGCCCGCGACGGCAAGGAGGCGCTCACCCGCTTTGCCGGCGACAGGCCCGACCTGATCGTGCTCGATATCGGCATGCCCGAGTTCGACGGCCTCGACGTCTGCCGCGAGGTGCGCAAGAGCTCGGACGTGCCGATCCTGTTCCTGTCGGCGCGCGACGAGGAAATCGACCGCATCCTCGGCCTCGAGATCGGCGGCGACGACTACGTGACGAAGCCGTTCAGCCCGCGCGAGCTGGTGGCGCGGGTCAACGTCATCCTGCGCCGGCTCAGCCCGCGCAACGGCGAGGCCAAGGCCGGTCCGGCCGCGCTGGTGCAGGGCGGCCTGCTGATCGATCCGGAGCAGCATGTGGCGTCCTTTGCCGGCACGCCGCTGAAGCTGACCGCGATCGAGTTCGGCATCCTGCGCGCGTTCCTGACCCGGCCGACCTCGGTGTTCAACCGCGAGCAGCTGATGCGTGCGGCGTATCAGCTCAACATCCAGGTCTCCGACCGCACCATCGACAGCCACATCCGCAACATCCGCGCCAAGCTCGCGGCGCAAGATTGCGAGAACGCGATCGAGACGATCCACGGCGTCGGCTTCAAGCTCGGCCGCTGCGAGAAAGAGGCATGA
- a CDS encoding alpha/beta hydrolase family protein, whose protein sequence is MKNYLAFFLLLTVTTASAHGPLPARLTAPSDLVLAGLTDSDTAAGGTARLCEQVTFSRGLRYGESEANVLDVAASATKATTPRPVLVFVAGDTFTGDRGAPDLSREMQDQAMCFAARNDMIGVRVSYRLAPSAIWPAGAADVAAALSWVHGNIDLFNGDPREIVAVGYGAGAFHVATLLAHPELQTDRAEVAAVVLVSGIYRAGKDASDSVKAYLGTDAAQYDKRSIYPGILNVDVPIVLAWATDDAAGVVAQGETLKKTLCGAGHCPRATLLRSRDGIASAFGLDGSGDSLAEPTLLLVHQLEARGLP, encoded by the coding sequence ATGAAGAATTATCTCGCATTTTTCCTTCTCCTGACCGTCACGACCGCCTCCGCGCATGGCCCGCTGCCGGCGCGGCTGACCGCCCCCTCCGATCTCGTCCTGGCAGGCCTCACCGATTCCGACACGGCCGCCGGCGGCACCGCGCGGCTGTGCGAGCAGGTCACCTTCTCGCGCGGCCTGCGCTATGGCGAGAGCGAAGCCAACGTGCTCGATGTCGCCGCCAGCGCGACCAAGGCGACGACGCCGCGACCGGTGCTGGTGTTCGTGGCCGGCGACACTTTCACCGGCGACCGCGGAGCTCCGGACCTGTCGCGCGAGATGCAGGACCAGGCCATGTGCTTTGCCGCGCGCAACGACATGATCGGGGTGCGCGTCAGCTACCGCTTGGCGCCCTCGGCGATCTGGCCGGCCGGCGCGGCCGATGTGGCGGCGGCGCTGTCCTGGGTCCACGGCAATATCGATCTGTTCAACGGCGATCCCCGCGAGATCGTCGCGGTCGGTTACGGCGCCGGCGCGTTCCATGTCGCGACCCTCCTGGCCCATCCCGAGCTCCAGACCGATCGCGCCGAGGTCGCCGCCGTGGTGCTGGTCTCCGGGATTTACCGCGCCGGCAAGGACGCCAGCGACAGCGTCAAGGCCTATCTCGGCACCGACGCCGCCCAGTATGACAAGCGGTCGATCTATCCCGGCATCCTCAATGTCGACGTGCCAATCGTGCTGGCCTGGGCCACGGACGATGCTGCCGGCGTGGTGGCGCAGGGCGAGACGCTGAAGAAGACGCTGTGCGGCGCCGGCCATTGCCCGCGCGCCACGCTGCTGCGCAGCCGTGACGGCATCGCGAGCGCCTTCGGGCTCGATGGCTCGGGCGACAGCCTCGCCGAGCCGACCCTGCTGCTGGTGCATCAGCTGGAGGCGCGAGGGCTGCCGTAG
- a CDS encoding RidA family protein: protein MSSVNKPGGNYLPVIIHGGIAYVSGQLPRRGEDLLYAGKVGADVDIAAAQEAAALCADLCISAIDHAMGGEDRIVQVLQLVGYIASAPGFTQQSQVMNGASDRLIDRLGDRGRHTRTSVGVAELPRGAPVELSMIAAVRS from the coding sequence ATGAGCAGCGTGAACAAGCCCGGCGGCAACTATCTGCCGGTGATCATCCATGGTGGAATCGCGTATGTCAGCGGTCAGTTGCCGCGCCGCGGCGAAGACCTGCTGTACGCGGGCAAAGTCGGTGCGGATGTGGACATCGCGGCCGCGCAAGAGGCTGCTGCCCTCTGCGCTGATCTCTGCATCTCGGCCATCGACCACGCAATGGGCGGAGAGGACAGGATCGTCCAGGTCCTTCAACTCGTGGGATACATCGCCTCGGCGCCTGGATTTACTCAGCAGTCACAAGTCATGAACGGTGCCTCTGACCGGCTGATTGATCGCCTCGGCGATCGCGGTCGTCACACGCGTACGTCCGTCGGCGTCGCCGAGTTGCCGCGAGGGGCTCCGGTCGAGCTGAGTATGATTGCTGCTGTTCGGTCATAG
- a CDS encoding sulfatase family protein → MTKPHIILVMTDQQRFDTLAATGHPYMKTPNLDRLVREGVYFDNCFINAPSCVPSRAALFSGLYPHASGVLKNGQHWQKTWVGNLAEAGYHCVNVGKMHTIPYDAKAGFHERFVVENKDRFFEGRWFADELDKAFALHKLTKPSRAGYRSLPDYGDRMGAFTWEMPKSLHPDIFVAETAMWWLETRPKPDALFMQIGLPGPHPPYDPLPEYLEHYLARNDLPVPQPTEAEIEGLPAYLKEKRRHDTEVDHDAVSWKLAPTHEEMRRLRAHYYANVTMIDEQIGRLLQTLEDKGYLDNCVVIFMSDHGDNLGEHGLSQKWSMYEPVTRIPLLFWSPNLFSPGCRIREKCQLFDLAPTILDLAGAQHPKPFQARSLLPALKGEAWSGRDIVFSEQAGDVAMTGARLITMVRDDRWKVVFIHGAEDGQLFDLETDPFEQHNLWGVPERASEISRLKDAFIDWRQNSLLETMDLNAAVR, encoded by the coding sequence GTGACAAAGCCCCACATCATCCTGGTCATGACCGACCAGCAACGCTTCGACACGCTCGCGGCGACGGGCCATCCCTACATGAAGACGCCGAATCTCGACCGGCTGGTGCGTGAGGGCGTCTATTTCGACAATTGCTTCATCAACGCGCCGAGCTGCGTGCCCTCGCGCGCCGCACTGTTCTCCGGGCTCTATCCGCACGCCTCGGGCGTGCTGAAGAACGGGCAGCACTGGCAGAAGACCTGGGTCGGCAATCTGGCGGAAGCCGGCTATCACTGCGTCAATGTCGGCAAGATGCACACCATCCCCTATGACGCCAAGGCCGGCTTCCACGAGCGCTTCGTGGTCGAGAACAAGGATCGCTTCTTCGAAGGGCGCTGGTTCGCCGACGAGCTCGACAAGGCCTTCGCCTTGCACAAGCTGACAAAGCCATCGCGCGCCGGCTATCGCAGCCTACCCGACTATGGCGACCGCATGGGCGCCTTCACCTGGGAGATGCCGAAATCGCTGCACCCCGACATCTTCGTTGCGGAAACCGCGATGTGGTGGCTGGAAACGCGCCCCAAGCCGGATGCGCTGTTCATGCAGATCGGCCTGCCCGGCCCGCATCCGCCCTATGATCCCCTGCCGGAATATCTGGAGCACTATCTCGCCCGCAACGACCTTCCGGTGCCGCAGCCGACCGAGGCCGAGATCGAGGGCCTGCCGGCGTATCTCAAGGAGAAGCGCCGCCACGACACCGAGGTCGACCACGATGCGGTGTCGTGGAAGCTGGCGCCGACGCACGAGGAGATGCGCCGCCTGCGCGCGCATTATTATGCCAACGTCACCATGATCGACGAGCAGATCGGCCGTCTGCTGCAAACGCTGGAGGACAAGGGTTATCTCGACAATTGCGTCGTCATCTTCATGTCGGACCACGGCGACAATCTCGGCGAGCACGGCCTCAGCCAGAAGTGGTCGATGTACGAGCCGGTCACCCGCATCCCGCTGCTGTTCTGGTCGCCGAACCTGTTTTCGCCCGGCTGCCGCATCCGCGAGAAGTGCCAGCTGTTCGATCTTGCGCCCACCATTCTCGATCTTGCCGGCGCGCAGCATCCAAAGCCGTTCCAGGCGCGCAGCCTGCTGCCAGCCTTGAAGGGCGAGGCGTGGTCCGGCCGCGATATCGTATTCTCCGAGCAGGCCGGCGACGTCGCCATGACCGGCGCGCGGCTGATCACCATGGTGCGCGACGACAGGTGGAAGGTCGTGTTCATTCACGGCGCCGAGGACGGCCAGCTCTTTGATCTGGAGACCGATCCGTTCGAGCAGCACAATCTCTGGGGTGTGCCCGAGCGTGCCAGTGAGATCAGCCGCCTCAAGGACGCTTTCATCGACTGGCGCCAGAACAGCCTGCTTGAGACGATGGATCTGAACGCGGCGGTGCGATAG
- a CDS encoding phasin family protein yields the protein MSESEVKVAPNGANGFATPLFGFPKIEVPAVIGELAEQSVVRAKQGCERIKIATEEMADTFRETYSNNARSATDYGLKLLEISNANTAATMDFFADLLGSKSATDVVTLTAAQSRKVFDAASAQNRELWKLAEKLTMETSEPIKKHFAKALQKAG from the coding sequence GTGAGTGAAAGTGAAGTGAAGGTCGCGCCAAATGGAGCGAATGGTTTTGCGACGCCGTTGTTCGGGTTCCCGAAGATCGAGGTGCCTGCTGTGATCGGCGAACTCGCAGAGCAGAGCGTCGTCCGCGCAAAGCAAGGCTGCGAGCGGATCAAGATCGCAACGGAAGAGATGGCGGACACGTTCCGTGAGACATACTCAAACAATGCGAGGAGCGCGACAGACTACGGGCTCAAGCTGTTGGAGATCTCGAACGCAAATACGGCCGCAACGATGGATTTCTTCGCCGATCTTCTGGGCAGCAAATCGGCGACTGATGTTGTCACCTTGACGGCGGCGCAATCGCGCAAGGTCTTCGACGCTGCATCCGCCCAGAACAGGGAATTGTGGAAGCTTGCTGAGAAGCTGACGATGGAGACGAGCGAGCCGATCAAGAAGCACTTTGCCAAGGCCCTTCAGAAGGCAGGCTAA
- a CDS encoding enolase C-terminal domain-like protein, with the protein MTETLRITRIVVRPVIVPMNLALQTSTGAIDKAPLVLIDCETDQGVRGHAYLFSITPSALKPLTAMVTAMSELLTGDELLPFEIERKLTQRFTLLGLAGLQRLAQSGIDMAVWDALARTRGLPLARLLGGAPKPVRAYNSKGLGIMPAGAAVDEAHKLLAEGFHAAKIRVGRPDARDDLAVVRAVRDAVGDDVTLMCDYNQALTVTEAIRRGEMLDDEGLTWIEEPIRHDDYAGCARIADALRTPVQIGENFDSAFSMQAALAAEACDYVMPDVQRIGGVTGWLRAAALAHAAGIEMSTHLFSEVSAHLLCVTPSAHWLEYVDWADAVLASRLEIKDGFALPGEEPGNGIAWDEAAVKKYLVA; encoded by the coding sequence ATGACCGAGACCCTTCGCATCACGCGCATTGTCGTGCGGCCCGTGATCGTGCCGATGAACCTGGCACTGCAGACCAGCACCGGTGCGATCGACAAGGCACCACTGGTGCTGATCGACTGTGAGACCGACCAGGGCGTGCGGGGGCACGCCTATCTGTTCTCGATCACCCCCTCAGCATTGAAGCCGCTGACAGCGATGGTCACGGCAATGTCGGAGCTGCTCACCGGCGACGAGCTGCTGCCGTTCGAAATCGAGCGCAAGCTGACCCAGCGCTTCACCCTGCTCGGGCTCGCCGGCCTGCAACGGCTGGCGCAATCCGGCATCGACATGGCGGTGTGGGATGCGCTGGCCCGCACACGCGGCCTGCCGCTGGCGCGCCTGCTCGGCGGCGCACCGAAGCCGGTGCGCGCGTACAATTCGAAGGGGCTCGGCATCATGCCGGCGGGCGCCGCCGTGGACGAGGCGCACAAGCTGCTGGCCGAAGGTTTTCACGCCGCAAAGATCCGCGTCGGGCGGCCCGACGCGCGGGACGATCTCGCCGTGGTGCGGGCGGTGCGGGACGCCGTCGGCGACGACGTCACCCTGATGTGCGACTACAACCAGGCACTGACCGTGACCGAAGCGATCCGCCGCGGCGAGATGCTCGACGACGAGGGCCTGACCTGGATCGAGGAGCCGATCCGGCACGACGACTATGCGGGCTGCGCCCGCATTGCAGACGCACTGCGCACGCCGGTCCAGATCGGCGAGAATTTTGACAGCGCCTTTTCGATGCAGGCGGCCCTCGCCGCCGAGGCCTGCGACTACGTGATGCCTGATGTCCAGCGCATCGGCGGCGTCACTGGCTGGTTGCGCGCGGCCGCGCTCGCGCATGCCGCCGGCATCGAGATGTCGACGCACCTGTTCTCGGAGGTCAGCGCGCATCTGCTGTGCGTGACGCCATCAGCGCATTGGCTGGAATATGTCGACTGGGCCGATGCCGTGCTGGCGAGCCGGTTGGAGATCAAGGACGGCTTTGCCTTGCCGGGCGAAGAGCCGGGGAATGGAATCGCATGGGACGAGGCGGCGGTCAAAAAATATCTCGTCGCATGA
- a CDS encoding ATP-binding protein, producing the protein MTAAPDKWRPSLTLVIFTVLATVGVLPLVGLFFFRLYDNQLIRQTQAELIAQSRVLATIYAQEVTVRLDSGLTLGAEVPPNVLPDPGDQVTPIRPALDLTADDLLRRRPDALPASQPAQAAYVEIGAKLTPIIRETQKVTLAGFRILDPQGVVIAGRYEVGQSLAHIEEVADALHGQYRATLRNRVPDRPPPPIYSFSRGLGVHVFSAMPVIVNNRVAGVIYTTRTPSNIFDHLYQERAKFVLAGLAVILGTIAIGLVFSRTITLPMRELIDRAARIGRGDREAFQPLRHYGTREFAQLSHSFLGMAEQLARRSDYIATFSAHLTHELKSPLTSIKGAAELLQDSVQGKAGSLTPAEQNTFIANILSDTKRLEAMAQRLRELARAESLPRNERTELAAVIADLKSRFPASSIETSGSLDRAIGMSSEKALIVLSHLTDNAMRHKAGTIRLEAVDERTTLLLTVSNDGEPISAPNRDRIFDAFFTTRRDQGGTGMGLAIARAVMASHGGSIRLKPTDEGVAFELQFPVA; encoded by the coding sequence ATGACCGCGGCGCCCGACAAATGGCGACCGTCGCTCACCCTCGTGATCTTCACGGTGCTGGCGACCGTCGGCGTGCTGCCGTTGGTTGGCCTGTTCTTCTTCCGCCTCTACGACAACCAGCTGATCCGCCAGACCCAGGCCGAGCTGATCGCGCAGAGCCGCGTGCTGGCGACGATCTATGCGCAGGAGGTCACGGTACGGCTCGACAGTGGCCTGACGCTCGGCGCGGAGGTGCCGCCGAACGTGCTGCCAGATCCCGGCGACCAGGTCACCCCGATCCGCCCTGCGCTCGACCTCACCGCCGATGATCTGTTGCGGCGACGGCCGGATGCGCTCCCCGCGTCACAGCCGGCGCAAGCAGCCTATGTCGAGATCGGCGCAAAGCTGACGCCGATCATCCGCGAGACCCAGAAGGTGACGCTGGCCGGCTTTCGCATCCTCGATCCGCAGGGCGTGGTGATCGCCGGCCGCTACGAGGTCGGGCAATCCCTCGCTCATATCGAGGAGGTCGCGGATGCGCTGCACGGCCAATACCGCGCCACCTTGCGCAACCGCGTCCCGGACCGGCCGCCACCGCCGATCTATTCCTTCAGCCGCGGCCTCGGCGTGCACGTGTTCTCGGCGATGCCCGTCATCGTCAACAACCGCGTGGCGGGGGTGATCTACACCACGCGGACGCCGAGCAACATCTTTGACCATCTCTATCAGGAGCGGGCCAAGTTCGTGCTGGCCGGGCTCGCCGTGATCCTCGGCACCATCGCGATCGGCCTGGTGTTCTCGCGCACCATCACGCTGCCGATGCGCGAGCTGATCGATCGCGCCGCCCGGATCGGCCGCGGCGATCGTGAGGCGTTCCAGCCGCTCCGGCATTACGGCACCCGCGAGTTCGCCCAGCTCTCGCACAGCTTCCTCGGTATGGCCGAGCAGCTGGCGCGGCGCTCGGACTATATCGCCACGTTCTCGGCCCATCTCACCCACGAGCTGAAATCGCCGCTGACCTCGATCAAGGGCGCGGCCGAGCTGCTGCAGGATTCGGTTCAGGGCAAGGCCGGCAGCCTGACGCCGGCCGAGCAGAACACCTTCATCGCCAACATCCTGTCCGACACAAAGCGGCTGGAAGCAATGGCGCAGCGGCTGCGCGAGCTCGCCCGCGCCGAGAGCCTGCCGCGGAACGAGCGCACCGAGCTGGCAGCCGTGATCGCCGACCTCAAAAGCCGGTTTCCGGCAAGCTCTATCGAGACCAGCGGCAGCCTCGACCGTGCTATCGGCATGTCCTCGGAGAAGGCGCTGATCGTGCTATCGCATCTCACTGATAACGCGATGCGGCACAAGGCTGGGACGATCAGGCTGGAGGCGGTCGACGAGCGCACGACCCTGCTTTTGACCGTGAGCAATGACGGTGAGCCGATTTCGGCGCCGAACCGCGACAGGATCTTTGATGCATTCTTCACCACCCGCCGCGACCAGGGCGGGACCGGAATGGGGCTGGCGATCGCGCGCGCGGTGATGGCGAGCCATGGCGGCTCGATCAGGCTCAAGCCGACCGACGAGGGCGTGGCCTTCGAGCTCCAGTTTCCGGTAGCCTAG
- a CDS encoding DUF4153 domain-containing protein, with protein MTSLASTIVAEIKPISHSSIPAKIGLALVLAALADWLFYGERIGLSLTLFAIAIAGVSVFFNHAALDLRRATIGAAILVAGLVPAVDELNTLSFLILLASLTIALLVATNPETTELAERARALRNFFLFGPLRFFPEALQVFNMSAFTRGIALWLLPAVLSTVFVALFAAANPVIEQWVSLLNPKLILQYISIPRVLFWTMMLALVWPFIHVRWRRGKVATTIAPDAPELAPLPPFIPAEFIPAEFLGASTILRSLILFNLLFAAQSVLDGLYLWGHLALPANMTYAAYAHRGAYPLIATALLAAAFVLAAMRPGGPAEKSTVIRPLVYLWVGQNVLLVASSILRLDLYVDIYMLTYWRIAAFIWMGLVALGLVLIVARIALNRSNRWLVSANLIALTIVLYTCSLVNFDAFIADYNVAHSREISGRGMPIDIYYLAQLGPQALPAIEKMMPFRSDARLVGLRERLLGTQSVDMAWRAWGLRSWRLQHRLDAAAKGQFRDQPVG; from the coding sequence ATGACGAGCCTGGCTTCGACGATCGTCGCGGAAATCAAGCCGATCAGTCATTCCTCGATCCCCGCCAAGATCGGCCTCGCGCTGGTGCTGGCCGCACTCGCCGACTGGCTGTTCTATGGCGAGCGGATCGGGCTGTCGCTGACGCTGTTTGCGATCGCGATCGCTGGCGTGTCGGTTTTCTTCAACCATGCGGCTCTTGATCTGCGGCGCGCCACGATCGGTGCGGCCATTCTCGTCGCCGGCCTTGTGCCGGCCGTCGATGAGCTCAACACGCTGTCCTTCCTGATCCTCCTCGCATCGCTGACGATTGCGCTACTGGTCGCGACCAATCCGGAAACGACCGAACTGGCCGAGCGCGCCCGCGCGCTGCGCAACTTCTTCCTGTTTGGTCCCCTCAGGTTCTTCCCCGAGGCGCTCCAGGTCTTCAACATGTCGGCGTTCACCCGCGGCATCGCACTCTGGCTGCTGCCGGCGGTGCTGAGCACCGTTTTCGTGGCGTTGTTTGCCGCGGCCAATCCGGTGATCGAGCAGTGGGTGTCGCTGCTCAATCCAAAGCTCATCCTCCAATACATCAGCATCCCGCGCGTGTTGTTCTGGACCATGATGCTGGCGCTGGTCTGGCCGTTCATCCATGTGCGCTGGCGTCGTGGGAAGGTTGCCACCACCATCGCCCCTGATGCCCCCGAGCTGGCGCCCCTCCCGCCCTTCATTCCCGCCGAGTTCATTCCTGCCGAGTTCCTTGGAGCGTCCACCATTCTGCGGTCGCTGATCCTGTTCAACCTGCTGTTCGCGGCGCAATCGGTCCTCGACGGCCTCTATCTCTGGGGCCATCTGGCGCTGCCGGCCAACATGACCTATGCGGCCTACGCCCATCGCGGCGCCTATCCGCTGATCGCGACCGCCCTGCTCGCCGCCGCCTTCGTGCTGGCCGCGATGCGTCCGGGCGGACCAGCCGAGAAATCGACGGTGATCCGGCCGCTGGTCTATCTCTGGGTCGGGCAGAACGTCCTGCTGGTCGCGTCCTCGATCCTCCGCCTCGACCTCTATGTGGACATCTACATGCTGACCTATTGGCGCATCGCCGCCTTCATCTGGATGGGGCTGGTGGCGCTCGGGCTGGTCCTGATCGTGGCTCGCATCGCGCTCAACCGGTCCAACCGATGGCTGGTCAGTGCCAATCTGATCGCGTTAACGATCGTGCTATATACCTGCTCGCTCGTGAACTTCGACGCGTTCATTGCCGACTATAATGTCGCCCATAGCCGGGAAATTTCGGGCAGAGGCATGCCGATCGATATCTACTACCTCGCGCAACTCGGACCCCAGGCATTGCCGGCAATCGAGAAGATGATGCCGTTTCGTTCCGATGCTAGACTTGTCGGATTGCGTGAACGGCTTTTGGGGACTCAGAGCGTGGACATGGCCTGGCGGGCCTGGGGCCTACGGAGCTGGCGGCTGCAACATAGGCTAGATGCCGCAGCCAAAGGTCAGTTCAGGGATCAGCCGGTAGGGTGA
- a CDS encoding alpha-ketoglutarate-dependent dioxygenase AlkB, translating to MTQLGLFADPQEGPAGLRHTDNFIEAAAEQELIGRIAALPLQRFQFGAFEGNRRVASFGYRYDYTLQQLAEAEPIPDWVLPVARRAEAWAGLPEGSVRQVLCTEYDAGVGIGWHRDKPHFDKVLGLSLGSACKFRFRRRSGDKWQRHTLEALPRSLYMMDGEARSEWEHSIPPVEARRYSITFRTMKRP from the coding sequence ATGACGCAGCTTGGTTTGTTCGCCGATCCGCAGGAAGGCCCGGCGGGTCTTCGCCACACCGACAATTTTATCGAAGCCGCCGCCGAGCAGGAGCTGATCGGCCGCATCGCAGCATTGCCGCTGCAGCGCTTCCAGTTCGGCGCCTTCGAGGGCAACCGCCGGGTGGCCTCATTCGGCTACCGCTACGACTACACGCTGCAGCAGCTCGCTGAGGCCGAGCCGATCCCGGACTGGGTGCTGCCTGTCGCCCGCCGCGCGGAGGCTTGGGCGGGCCTGCCCGAGGGCAGCGTGCGGCAGGTGCTGTGCACGGAGTATGACGCCGGCGTCGGGATCGGCTGGCATCGCGACAAGCCGCATTTCGACAAGGTCCTCGGCCTGTCGCTGGGTTCGGCTTGCAAATTCCGCTTCCGCCGCCGCAGCGGCGACAAATGGCAGCGCCACACGCTCGAGGCCCTGCCGCGGTCGCTCTACATGATGGACGGCGAGGCGCGGTCGGAATGGGAGCACAGCATCCCGCCGGTCGAGGCACGCCGCTATTCCATCACCTTCCGGACGATGAAGCGGCCGTGA
- a CDS encoding Crp/Fnr family transcriptional regulator — translation MSSSGTGNRLLAALPPADFHLLAPELETVVLGQDAVLSQAGDRIEYVFFPHSGAISLMADMADGRTVATAMVGREGAVGSLSVLGPSPSAMTTIVRAAGIAARVPASRFYAAFSRSPAIRHAIQIHIRAILVQLQLGSACNALHPVEVRMARWLLQVRDRIDDNVLPLTQQALSQILGVRRTTVTLLMRKLRASGAIKSDRRGHIEIDPTRLAAAACECHENICLEVEDIFSTKPPRSHTMAAQDDRRMSGDESGDTA, via the coding sequence ATGAGTTCCAGCGGAACGGGTAACCGACTTCTGGCTGCGCTGCCACCCGCGGATTTCCATCTACTGGCGCCTGAGTTGGAGACGGTCGTGCTCGGCCAGGACGCAGTCCTCTCGCAAGCGGGTGACCGGATCGAGTATGTCTTCTTCCCTCATAGCGGCGCCATCTCACTGATGGCTGACATGGCGGACGGACGGACGGTTGCCACCGCCATGGTCGGGCGCGAAGGCGCGGTGGGTAGTCTTTCGGTGCTGGGGCCGTCTCCTTCGGCCATGACCACCATCGTCCGTGCTGCCGGCATCGCCGCGCGAGTCCCTGCATCGCGATTTTACGCCGCTTTCAGCCGCAGTCCCGCAATCCGGCACGCGATCCAGATTCACATCAGGGCGATACTGGTGCAGCTTCAGCTCGGGTCGGCCTGCAATGCGCTGCATCCGGTCGAAGTCCGTATGGCCCGCTGGCTGCTCCAGGTTCGCGACCGCATCGACGATAACGTCCTGCCGCTCACTCAACAGGCGCTGTCGCAAATACTTGGTGTGCGACGAACGACAGTGACGCTCTTGATGCGCAAACTGCGCGCGTCTGGAGCGATCAAGTCCGATCGACGAGGCCATATCGAGATCGATCCAACCCGGCTCGCCGCGGCAGCGTGCGAATGCCACGAGAATATCTGTCTCGAAGTCGAGGATATCTTCTCGACGAAACCGCCCCGATCTCACACCATGGCTGCGCAAGACGATCGGCGGATGTCAGGAGATGAATCGGGCGATACCGCGTGA